A DNA window from Choristoneura fumiferana chromosome 24, NRCan_CFum_1, whole genome shotgun sequence contains the following coding sequences:
- the Dek gene encoding protein Dek isoform X2 has translation MSGDTDKAKISDNQDEDKKSGTGDGHTTEDESSQDSKGDAKSTTANGKEDDAAGEDAKDEKRDAKAGGDVKKEENGETNEVDEKDGVKETKGAKKAPAKKKAKKEDTEEEDEDEEEEEEEEEEGEDGDEEGEEDEKKPKEKVKKPVKKAKDGDEEGDEEEGDEEEGEEEEEEEEEEEEAPKPKPKREPTEPPVPLPNGKGIPLGHINNVEISLSRFKTQDQKLLHQYLYGQLCLDRNVKRNIKKFRGYEWAAGSSEYKAKVEETAKMEPKQIRTMCEMLDLDKKGSVSELSARLVGFLQQPQKNSPHARGVARPPPAATATPGGRPRRSATVKLHNRGYSDEEYESDPETKVKGPKPPKDGSEDSDGSFNPSGSEEADSDFDPEAGEGASGAVRKRKSTGRRRSAGKSAKRGRKKGAKPKAGGKKGRGRRARSESEEESEKSGSESENESGSDAEDSDEPKSKRGRPVAKGKGKAAVATKNAKATPVKRKAPTPPAKKKPAGKAAGRPAKKPAKKAASSEESGEGSEEEEGSEEEGSEESDAPADKKGKRPPTDDEIKKYVKEILEGANLEQITMKTVCKQVYSHYPDFDLAHKKDFIKATVKSLISS, from the exons GCGATGCAAAAAGCACGACAGCCAACGGCAAGGAGGATGATGCGGCCGGTGAAGACGCTAAGGACGAGAAAAGAGATGCAAAAGCAGGAGGAGATGTGAAAAAG GAAGAAAATGGTGAAACAAATGAAGTAGACGAGAAAGATGGCGTAAAAGAAACCAAGGGTGCCAAGAAGGCGCCTGCCAAGAAGAAGGCTAAGAAAGAG GATACTGAGGAAGAAGATGAAGATGAGGAAGAGGAGGAAGAGGAGGAAGAAGAGGGGGAAGACGGGGATGAAGAGGGGGAGGAAGACGAGAAGAAGCCCAAAGAAAA AGTTAAGAAGCCAGTAAAGAAGGCCAAAGACGGCGATGAGGAGGGCGACGAGGAAGAGGGAGACGAGGAGGAGGGCGAGGAGGAAGAGGAGGAAGAAGAAGAGGAGGAGGAAGCGCCCAAACCCAAGCCCAAAAGAGAG CCAACAGAGCCGCCGGTGCCGCTGCCGAACGGCAAAGGCATCCCGCTCGGTCACATCAACAACGTGGAAATATCGCTGTCCCGCTTCAAGACGCAGGATCAGAAGCTGCTGCATCAGTATCTATATGGG CAACTCTGCCTCGATCGCAACGTTAAGCGCAACATAAAGAAGTTCCGCGGCTACGAATGGGCGGCTGGCTCGTCCGAGTACAAGGCCAAGGTCGAGGAGACTGCGAAGATGGAGCCCAAACAGATACGCACCATGTGCGAGATGCTTGACCTCGACAAGAAAG GATCTGTGTCGGAGCTGTCGGCGCGATTAGTCGGGTTCCTGCAGCAGCCGCAGAAGAATTCCCCGCACGCGCGCGGCGTGGCGCGGCCGCCACCCGCCGCCACCGCCACGCCCGGcggccgcccgcgccgctccgCCACCGTCAAACTGCACAACAGAG GTTACTCTGATGAGGAGTATGAATCGGATCCAGAAACTAAAGTCAAAGGTCCCAAACCGCCCAAAGATGGATCAGAAGATTCGGAT GGTTCATTCAACCCGAGCGGTTCAGAGGAAGCGGACTCAGACTTCGACCCCGAGGCGGGCGAGGGCGCGAGCGGCGCCGTGCGCAAGCGGAAGAGCACCGGCCGCCGCCGCTCCGCCGGCAAATCCGCCAAGCGGGGACGCAAGAAGGGCGCCAAACCCAAG GCTGGTGGTAAGAAGggccgcgggcgccgcgcgcgctccGAGAGCGAAGAGGAGAGCGAAAAGTCCGGCAGCGAGAGCGAAAACGAGTCGGGAAGCGACGCGGAAGACTCCGAC GAGCCGAAATCGAAACGCGGCCGGCCGGTTGCCAAGGGCAAGGGCAAGGCCGCCGTCGCCACCAAGAACGCCAAGGCGACACCCGTCAAACGGAAAGCGCCCACGCCGCCAG CCAAGAAAAAGCCAGCCGGTAAAGCGGCAGGGCGGCCGGCTAAGAAGCCAGCCAAGAAGGCAGCGTCTTCCGAGGAGTCCGGCGAGGGAAGCGAGGAGGAGGAAGGGAGCGAGGAGGAGGGCAGCGAGGAGAGTGACGCTCCCGCCGACAAGAAAGGCAAACGCCCGCCCACG GACGATGAAATCAAGAAGTACGTGAAGGAGATCCTGGAGGGAGCCAACCTGGAGCAGATCACGATGAAGACCGTGTGCAAGCAGGTCTACAGCCACTACCCCGACTTCGACCTCGCGCACAAGAAGGACTTCATTAAGGCCACAGTCAAGTCG CTCATTTCATCGTGA
- the Dek gene encoding protein Dek isoform X1, with protein sequence MSGDTDKAKISDNQDEDKKSGTGDGHTTEDESSQDSKGESQGSQDAPAQGNLDVDQPPEDKPQEGDAKSTTANGKEDDAAGEDAKDEKRDAKAGGDVKKEENGETNEVDEKDGVKETKGAKKAPAKKKAKKEDTEEEDEDEEEEEEEEEEGEDGDEEGEEDEKKPKEKVKKPVKKAKDGDEEGDEEEGDEEEGEEEEEEEEEEEEAPKPKPKREPTEPPVPLPNGKGIPLGHINNVEISLSRFKTQDQKLLHQYLYGQLCLDRNVKRNIKKFRGYEWAAGSSEYKAKVEETAKMEPKQIRTMCEMLDLDKKGSVSELSARLVGFLQQPQKNSPHARGVARPPPAATATPGGRPRRSATVKLHNRGYSDEEYESDPETKVKGPKPPKDGSEDSDGSFNPSGSEEADSDFDPEAGEGASGAVRKRKSTGRRRSAGKSAKRGRKKGAKPKAGGKKGRGRRARSESEEESEKSGSESENESGSDAEDSDEPKSKRGRPVAKGKGKAAVATKNAKATPVKRKAPTPPAKKKPAGKAAGRPAKKPAKKAASSEESGEGSEEEEGSEEEGSEESDAPADKKGKRPPTDDEIKKYVKEILEGANLEQITMKTVCKQVYSHYPDFDLAHKKDFIKATVKSLISS encoded by the exons GCGATGCAAAAAGCACGACAGCCAACGGCAAGGAGGATGATGCGGCCGGTGAAGACGCTAAGGACGAGAAAAGAGATGCAAAAGCAGGAGGAGATGTGAAAAAG GAAGAAAATGGTGAAACAAATGAAGTAGACGAGAAAGATGGCGTAAAAGAAACCAAGGGTGCCAAGAAGGCGCCTGCCAAGAAGAAGGCTAAGAAAGAG GATACTGAGGAAGAAGATGAAGATGAGGAAGAGGAGGAAGAGGAGGAAGAAGAGGGGGAAGACGGGGATGAAGAGGGGGAGGAAGACGAGAAGAAGCCCAAAGAAAA AGTTAAGAAGCCAGTAAAGAAGGCCAAAGACGGCGATGAGGAGGGCGACGAGGAAGAGGGAGACGAGGAGGAGGGCGAGGAGGAAGAGGAGGAAGAAGAAGAGGAGGAGGAAGCGCCCAAACCCAAGCCCAAAAGAGAG CCAACAGAGCCGCCGGTGCCGCTGCCGAACGGCAAAGGCATCCCGCTCGGTCACATCAACAACGTGGAAATATCGCTGTCCCGCTTCAAGACGCAGGATCAGAAGCTGCTGCATCAGTATCTATATGGG CAACTCTGCCTCGATCGCAACGTTAAGCGCAACATAAAGAAGTTCCGCGGCTACGAATGGGCGGCTGGCTCGTCCGAGTACAAGGCCAAGGTCGAGGAGACTGCGAAGATGGAGCCCAAACAGATACGCACCATGTGCGAGATGCTTGACCTCGACAAGAAAG GATCTGTGTCGGAGCTGTCGGCGCGATTAGTCGGGTTCCTGCAGCAGCCGCAGAAGAATTCCCCGCACGCGCGCGGCGTGGCGCGGCCGCCACCCGCCGCCACCGCCACGCCCGGcggccgcccgcgccgctccgCCACCGTCAAACTGCACAACAGAG GTTACTCTGATGAGGAGTATGAATCGGATCCAGAAACTAAAGTCAAAGGTCCCAAACCGCCCAAAGATGGATCAGAAGATTCGGAT GGTTCATTCAACCCGAGCGGTTCAGAGGAAGCGGACTCAGACTTCGACCCCGAGGCGGGCGAGGGCGCGAGCGGCGCCGTGCGCAAGCGGAAGAGCACCGGCCGCCGCCGCTCCGCCGGCAAATCCGCCAAGCGGGGACGCAAGAAGGGCGCCAAACCCAAG GCTGGTGGTAAGAAGggccgcgggcgccgcgcgcgctccGAGAGCGAAGAGGAGAGCGAAAAGTCCGGCAGCGAGAGCGAAAACGAGTCGGGAAGCGACGCGGAAGACTCCGAC GAGCCGAAATCGAAACGCGGCCGGCCGGTTGCCAAGGGCAAGGGCAAGGCCGCCGTCGCCACCAAGAACGCCAAGGCGACACCCGTCAAACGGAAAGCGCCCACGCCGCCAG CCAAGAAAAAGCCAGCCGGTAAAGCGGCAGGGCGGCCGGCTAAGAAGCCAGCCAAGAAGGCAGCGTCTTCCGAGGAGTCCGGCGAGGGAAGCGAGGAGGAGGAAGGGAGCGAGGAGGAGGGCAGCGAGGAGAGTGACGCTCCCGCCGACAAGAAAGGCAAACGCCCGCCCACG GACGATGAAATCAAGAAGTACGTGAAGGAGATCCTGGAGGGAGCCAACCTGGAGCAGATCACGATGAAGACCGTGTGCAAGCAGGTCTACAGCCACTACCCCGACTTCGACCTCGCGCACAAGAAGGACTTCATTAAGGCCACAGTCAAGTCG CTCATTTCATCGTGA